The following are encoded together in the Kribbella sp. CA-293567 genome:
- a CDS encoding prephenate dehydratase codes for MDGPIAYQGEPGANSAMACTDMFPDRRQLPCTTFEDALEAVSTGRAGLAMIPVDNSIAGRVADIHHLLPDSGLHIIGEFFLPIHFQLMAVPGASIESIKTVRSHVHALGQCRKIIREHGWATVVADDTAGSAREVSELKDPTVAALSPVAAAGLYGLDILAEDVEDEHHNTTRFLVLSREPQMPAVGSGPTITSFVYRVRNVPAALYKAMGGFATNGVNMTKLESYQLGGSFFATQFYADVEGHPEDPNVALALEELAFFSVEVRLLGVYPAHPFREQIAEPAANRLLRPHR; via the coding sequence GTGGACGGACCGATCGCGTACCAGGGTGAGCCAGGAGCCAATTCGGCGATGGCGTGCACCGACATGTTCCCGGACCGCCGGCAGTTGCCCTGTACGACGTTCGAGGACGCGCTGGAGGCGGTCAGCACCGGCCGGGCCGGCCTAGCGATGATTCCGGTGGACAACTCGATCGCCGGCCGGGTGGCGGACATCCACCACCTGCTGCCGGACTCGGGGCTGCACATCATCGGCGAGTTCTTCCTGCCGATCCACTTCCAGCTGATGGCCGTGCCGGGCGCCTCGATCGAGTCGATCAAGACCGTCCGGAGCCACGTGCACGCGCTCGGCCAGTGCCGCAAGATCATCCGCGAGCACGGCTGGGCCACCGTCGTCGCCGACGACACGGCCGGGTCGGCCCGCGAGGTCTCCGAGCTGAAGGACCCGACCGTCGCCGCGCTCTCGCCGGTCGCCGCGGCCGGGCTCTACGGACTGGACATCCTGGCCGAGGACGTCGAGGACGAGCACCACAACACGACCCGCTTCCTGGTGCTGTCGCGCGAGCCGCAGATGCCCGCGGTGGGCTCCGGACCGACCATCACCAGCTTCGTGTACCGCGTCCGCAACGTGCCCGCCGCGCTCTACAAGGCGATGGGCGGCTTCGCCACCAACGGCGTCAACATGACCAAGCTGGAGAGCTACCAACTGGGTGGCTCGTTCTTCGCGACCCAGTTCTACGCCGATGTCGAGGGACATCCCGAGGACCCGAACGTCGCCCTCGCGCTGGAGGAGCTCGCCTTCTTCTCCGTCGAGGTCCGGCTGCTCGGCGTCTACCCGGCGCATCCGTTCCGCGAGCAGATCGCGGAGCCGGCTGCCAACCGTCTGCTGCGCCCGCACCGCTGA
- a CDS encoding GNAT family N-acetyltransferase yields the protein MELVEVDGRDPAVFERFFKLRDEVRREDEFPSGLGLEEARVLMADEHSDLRANGLGLVDGDTWLGIAWLDWWLQENTHLVEVEIAVAAPHRRTGVGGRLLDAVIERAKADGRRLLSSTMHADAVTGESAGTAFATARGFVRKHVELHQVIELPLAAERLTELDRPVDGYEIVQWGDHSPEEWIEQFADALSAMTVDVPTGELDHEPTRWTPERVREAEARRLKQGRFCHTTVAVDRNGRLAAYTQMGGARKNPERLYQWDTFVRREDRGRRLGLAVKVPNFRSLQAVLDRPAVLHTWNAPTNAPMIAVNERLGFRAVAQRTGWELEL from the coding sequence ATGGAACTGGTTGAGGTGGACGGGCGGGACCCAGCGGTCTTCGAGCGGTTCTTCAAGCTCCGGGACGAGGTACGCCGGGAGGACGAGTTCCCGAGCGGCCTCGGGCTGGAGGAGGCTCGCGTCCTGATGGCCGACGAGCACTCCGACCTGCGGGCCAACGGACTCGGTCTGGTCGACGGCGACACCTGGCTGGGGATCGCGTGGCTCGACTGGTGGCTGCAGGAGAACACGCACCTGGTCGAGGTGGAGATCGCGGTGGCCGCACCGCACCGGCGTACCGGGGTGGGCGGGCGATTGCTCGACGCGGTCATCGAGCGGGCCAAGGCCGACGGCCGGCGGCTGCTGTCCAGCACGATGCACGCCGATGCCGTCACCGGTGAGAGCGCCGGTACTGCGTTCGCCACCGCACGGGGCTTCGTCCGCAAGCACGTCGAGCTGCACCAGGTGATCGAGTTGCCGCTGGCGGCGGAGCGGCTGACCGAGCTGGACCGGCCGGTCGACGGGTACGAGATCGTGCAGTGGGGCGACCACAGCCCCGAGGAGTGGATCGAGCAGTTCGCCGACGCGTTGAGCGCGATGACCGTCGACGTACCGACCGGTGAGCTCGACCACGAGCCGACGCGCTGGACCCCCGAGCGGGTTCGTGAGGCCGAGGCCCGCCGGCTCAAGCAGGGACGCTTCTGCCACACCACGGTCGCGGTGGACCGGAACGGCCGGCTGGCGGCGTACACGCAGATGGGCGGAGCGCGGAAGAATCCCGAGCGGCTCTACCAGTGGGACACCTTCGTCCGGCGCGAGGACCGCGGCCGGCGGCTGGGGCTCGCGGTGAAGGTGCCCAACTTCCGCTCCTTGCAGGCCGTCCTCGATCGCCCGGCCGTCCTGCACACCTGGAACGCGCCGACGAACGCCCCGATGATCGCCGTCAACGAGCGGCTCGGCTTCCGGGCCGTGGCGCAGCGGACCGGCTGGGAGCTGGAGCTCTAG
- a CDS encoding M43 family zinc metalloprotease has protein sequence MPRKANGRADRNERGAGDQMPGGAMPAGAGPSANGAAGMPASGGGAAGMTGGGETQQPSRRQCGVMDVHRRLLSTSAEYVAARSALENATTQYVANDQRFNGIAQIQVVVHVVWNTAAQNISQAQIDSQLDVLNRDFRATNTDLGIVPAPFTGLVADSRIEFRLASTDPAGNPTTGVTRTQTSRTSFGTDDAIKASATGGIDPWPAERYLNIWVGQLGGGLLGYAQFPGGPAETDGVVVLHSGFGTNGTAAAPFDLGRTTTHEIGHYLNLFHIWGDDGSGCSGSDEVADTPNQGGPNFGVPAFPKLSCSNGPHGDLFVNYMDYTDDRGMVMFTHDQVSRMEACLDTVRTELDQASGSGTTQPTPAGPVVSWDAHRIDAFVLGTDRATYHKWWDGAAWGPSVGGYEYLGGVCMSAPEVASWGPDRLDAFVLGTDRGLYHKWWDGTAWGPSDTGYEALGGICMSPPRVASWGPGRLDVFVLGTDRALYHKWWDGTAWNGFEHLGGICMSPPEVVAWGPDRLDVFVLGTDNAVYHKWWDGTAWNGFEYLGGICAGPPTAVAWGPDRLDLFVIGTDSALYHKWYDGTAWSADWENLGGICVSAPTVVSWDADRLDVFVVGTDSALYHQWWDGTSWSGFESLGGICIGEPRVTAWGADRLDVFVAGTDGGMYHKWWDGTAWGPSITGYEALGGVISDFKLDQPVPDQLPSTVPEQVPDQMPMTTTRQAVLN, from the coding sequence ATGCCGAGGAAGGCCAACGGGAGAGCAGACAGGAACGAACGGGGCGCCGGCGACCAGATGCCCGGCGGAGCGATGCCGGCCGGCGCGGGGCCGTCGGCGAACGGAGCGGCCGGCATGCCTGCCAGTGGTGGCGGCGCGGCCGGGATGACCGGTGGCGGTGAGACGCAGCAGCCGAGCCGGCGCCAGTGCGGCGTGATGGACGTCCACCGGCGGTTGCTGTCCACGTCGGCGGAGTACGTCGCGGCCCGGTCCGCGTTGGAGAACGCCACCACGCAGTACGTCGCGAACGACCAGCGGTTCAACGGGATCGCGCAGATTCAGGTGGTCGTGCACGTCGTCTGGAACACGGCCGCGCAGAACATCTCGCAGGCCCAGATCGACAGCCAGCTGGACGTGCTGAACCGGGACTTCCGGGCCACCAACACCGACCTCGGGATCGTGCCCGCGCCGTTCACCGGTCTGGTCGCCGACTCGCGGATCGAGTTCCGGCTGGCCTCGACCGATCCCGCCGGCAACCCGACCACCGGCGTCACCCGGACGCAGACCAGCCGGACCTCGTTCGGCACCGACGACGCGATCAAGGCATCGGCGACCGGTGGCATCGATCCCTGGCCGGCCGAGCGGTACCTGAACATCTGGGTTGGTCAGCTCGGTGGCGGCCTGCTCGGCTACGCCCAGTTCCCCGGCGGACCGGCCGAGACCGACGGCGTGGTCGTCCTGCACAGCGGGTTCGGCACCAACGGGACCGCGGCGGCGCCGTTCGATCTCGGCCGGACCACCACGCACGAGATCGGGCACTACCTGAACCTGTTCCACATCTGGGGTGACGACGGCTCGGGCTGCAGCGGCAGCGACGAGGTCGCCGACACTCCCAACCAGGGCGGCCCGAACTTCGGCGTACCGGCGTTCCCGAAGCTGTCCTGCAGCAACGGGCCGCACGGCGACCTGTTCGTGAACTACATGGACTACACCGACGACCGCGGCATGGTGATGTTCACCCACGACCAGGTGAGCCGGATGGAGGCGTGCCTGGACACGGTGCGCACCGAGCTCGACCAGGCCTCGGGATCCGGTACGACGCAGCCCACGCCGGCCGGTCCGGTCGTGTCGTGGGACGCCCACCGGATCGACGCGTTCGTGCTCGGTACCGACCGGGCGACGTACCACAAATGGTGGGACGGAGCGGCTTGGGGACCGTCCGTCGGCGGCTACGAATACCTGGGTGGTGTCTGTATGAGTGCTCCTGAAGTCGCGTCCTGGGGGCCGGACCGGCTGGACGCCTTCGTCCTCGGCACCGACCGCGGGCTCTACCACAAATGGTGGGACGGAACCGCCTGGGGACCGTCGGACACCGGCTACGAGGCGCTCGGCGGGATCTGCATGAGCCCACCGCGGGTGGCCAGCTGGGGGCCCGGCCGGCTGGACGTCTTCGTGCTCGGCACCGACCGCGCGCTCTACCACAAGTGGTGGGACGGCACCGCCTGGAACGGGTTCGAGCACCTCGGCGGGATCTGCATGAGCCCGCCGGAAGTAGTTGCCTGGGGCCCGGATCGGCTGGACGTCTTCGTGCTCGGCACGGACAACGCGGTCTACCACAAGTGGTGGGACGGGACGGCCTGGAACGGGTTCGAGTACCTCGGCGGCATCTGCGCCGGTCCCCCGACCGCGGTTGCCTGGGGCCCGGACCGGCTCGACCTGTTCGTGATCGGGACCGACTCCGCGCTCTACCACAAGTGGTACGACGGGACCGCGTGGTCGGCCGACTGGGAGAACCTAGGTGGTATCTGCGTCAGTGCGCCGACCGTCGTCTCGTGGGACGCCGACCGGCTCGACGTCTTCGTGGTCGGCACGGACTCGGCCCTCTACCACCAGTGGTGGGACGGCACGTCCTGGTCCGGCTTCGAGTCGCTGGGCGGCATCTGTATCGGCGAGCCCCGGGTGACCGCGTGGGGCGCCGACCGGCTGGACGTCTTCGTGGCCGGCACCGACGGTGGGATGTACCACAAGTGGTGGGACGGAACGGCTTGGGGACCGTCCATCACCGGCTACGAAGCACTCGGTGGGGTGATCAGCGACTTCAAGCTGGATCAGCCGGTCCCGGACCAGTTGCCGTCCACGGTGCCGGAGCAGGTGCCGGATCAGATGCCGATGACGACCACCCGGCAGGCGGTGCTGAACTGA
- a CDS encoding M28 family metallopeptidase — protein MTVRYLVVPTADAADGAKSARFGDRTIMWAPADQKLGRASRTAPGLVLVTQVGRSFQNAYPDVTPLLDHGRHLVISADDKPRRRSNHCWRVETLKPGTTVVDAPALAARQADPAITALLGDLAPASYQAELTWLASLPTRHSLSRSFTSAVDFAADRMVALGYQTTRRPISVGAGQSENLIGDRLGAGADPRGLVLITAHLDSVNLAGGAGASAPGADDNGSGSAGVLELGRLIASRTWEHDVRLILFGGEEQGLFGSKQYVAALPAAERSRIRAVLNMDMIASKNSAVPTVLLEGASVSSGQIGDLAAAAATYTGLKVETSLNPFASDHVPFINAGLPAVLTIEGADSANGHIHSADDKLEFLDWPFAAEILRMNAAALAGWLGLVSAPAVPRPRPAGSVVSWGPGRLDVFVVGTDSALHHLRWDGGRWHDFESLGGVIG, from the coding sequence ATGACTGTTCGGTACTTGGTGGTGCCGACCGCGGATGCCGCCGACGGTGCCAAGTCGGCGCGGTTCGGTGACCGGACGATCATGTGGGCGCCCGCCGACCAGAAGCTCGGCCGGGCGTCGCGGACGGCACCTGGGCTGGTGCTGGTGACACAGGTCGGGCGCAGCTTCCAGAACGCCTACCCAGACGTCACGCCGCTGCTCGACCACGGCCGGCATCTGGTGATCTCGGCGGATGACAAGCCTCGGCGACGGTCCAACCACTGCTGGCGAGTGGAGACGCTGAAGCCCGGTACGACGGTCGTCGACGCCCCTGCGCTTGCGGCCCGGCAAGCTGATCCGGCGATCACCGCGCTGCTCGGCGACCTGGCGCCGGCGTCGTACCAGGCGGAGCTGACCTGGCTGGCGAGCCTGCCGACCAGGCACTCGCTCAGCCGGTCGTTCACCTCGGCGGTGGACTTCGCGGCCGACCGGATGGTTGCCCTCGGCTACCAAACGACGCGGCGGCCGATCAGCGTCGGCGCCGGGCAGTCGGAGAACCTGATCGGTGATCGCCTCGGCGCCGGTGCTGATCCTCGGGGGCTGGTGCTGATCACGGCACACCTTGACTCGGTCAACCTCGCCGGTGGTGCGGGGGCGAGTGCCCCCGGCGCCGACGACAACGGGAGCGGTTCGGCCGGCGTACTGGAGCTCGGGCGGCTGATCGCGAGCCGGACCTGGGAGCACGACGTACGGCTGATTCTCTTCGGTGGTGAGGAGCAGGGGCTGTTCGGGAGCAAGCAGTACGTCGCCGCGCTGCCGGCGGCCGAGCGGTCGCGGATCCGCGCGGTGCTGAACATGGACATGATCGCGTCGAAGAACTCGGCGGTCCCGACGGTCCTGCTGGAAGGCGCGTCGGTGTCGTCCGGACAGATCGGCGACCTGGCCGCGGCGGCCGCGACGTACACGGGGCTGAAGGTCGAGACGTCGCTGAATCCCTTCGCCAGCGACCATGTGCCGTTCATCAACGCGGGCCTTCCTGCGGTGCTCACGATCGAGGGGGCCGACAGCGCCAACGGGCACATCCATTCCGCCGACGACAAACTCGAGTTCCTCGACTGGCCGTTCGCGGCGGAGATCCTGCGGATGAACGCCGCTGCCCTGGCAGGCTGGCTAGGACTCGTCAGCGCACCGGCAGTCCCCCGGCCCCGCCCTGCCGGTTCGGTGGTCTCCTGGGGGCCCGGCCGCCTCGACGTCTTCGTGGTCGGCACCGACTCGGCGCTGCACCACCTGCGCTGGGACGGCGGACGCTGGCACGACTTCGAGAGCCTGGGAGGTGTCATAGGCTGA
- a CDS encoding tyrosine-protein phosphatase — protein sequence MTDLDWSGCLNTREIDGFPTRYGGVTRAGAVIRTDSPDQLDAAGLTALRAAGAGLVLDLRSDWEIEQRHPLDGDAAYRRIPWIDPERELDRVPADEPLMADIYRGSLDRNQGQIVQALRAIATAPAAAPVVVHCKSGKDRTGLLVALLLDLVGVPRQRIAADYAISEQRLGMLSRLAELPAGERAAAEMLWRTLPETILDSLQHVDTRYGGVRAYLATCGLTAEEVDQLAIRLVGHSIEA from the coding sequence GTGACGGACCTGGACTGGAGTGGCTGCCTCAACACCCGCGAGATCGACGGATTTCCCACCCGGTACGGCGGAGTCACGCGGGCCGGCGCGGTGATCCGGACGGACTCCCCCGATCAGCTCGACGCCGCCGGGCTGACCGCCTTGCGGGCAGCCGGGGCCGGGCTGGTGCTGGATCTACGCTCCGACTGGGAGATCGAGCAGCGGCATCCCCTCGACGGCGACGCGGCGTACCGGCGGATTCCGTGGATCGACCCGGAGCGCGAACTGGACCGTGTTCCCGCCGACGAACCGCTGATGGCCGACATCTATCGCGGCAGTCTCGACCGCAACCAGGGCCAGATCGTGCAGGCGTTGCGAGCGATCGCTACAGCTCCCGCCGCGGCGCCCGTGGTCGTGCATTGCAAGTCGGGTAAGGATCGGACCGGGTTGCTGGTCGCGCTGCTGCTCGACCTGGTCGGCGTACCGAGGCAGCGGATCGCCGCGGACTATGCGATCAGCGAGCAACGGCTGGGGATGCTCTCGCGGCTGGCGGAACTGCCTGCCGGGGAACGGGCAGCTGCCGAGATGCTGTGGCGAACGCTGCCCGAGACGATCCTGGATTCGTTGCAGCATGTCGATACGCGGTACGGCGGAGTACGGGCTTACCTGGCGACCTGTGGACTGACCGCCGAGGAGGTCGACCAGCTGGCCATCCGCTTGGTGGGGCACTCGATCGAGGCCTGA
- a CDS encoding TIGR03960 family B12-binding radical SAM protein, with product MTVESLFPRLEALLPTVQKPIQYVGGELNSVSKDWDSVSVRWALMYPDAYEVGLPNQGVQILYEVLNEREHTLAERTYSVWPDMEQVMRDHKIPQFTLDSHRPVKAFDVFGLSFSTELGYTNMLTALDLAGIPLHAVDRTDEDPLVLAGGHAAFNPEPVADFIDAAVLGDGEEIVLAISEVIREWKEEGSPGGRDEVLHRLAATGGVYIPKFFTVDYLEDGRIKRIAPNRPGVPWRTAKHTVMDLDAWPYPKKPLVPLAETVHERFSVEIFRGCTRGCRFCQAGMITRPVRERSITTIGDMVENGLNKTGFEEVGLLSLSSADHSEIAEVAKGLGDRYEGSNVSLSLPSTRVDAFNITLANEFSRNGRRSGLTFAPEGGSDRMRKVINKMVSEDDLIRTVGAAYSHGWRQVKLYFMCGLPTETDEDVLAIADLAKRVIAKGREVSGRNDIRCTVSIGGFVPKPHTPFQWASQLGVEETDARLAKLNQAIRADKKYAKAIGFRYHDGKPGIIEGLLSRGDRRVGRIIEQVWRDGGRFDGWSEHFSYDRWIAAAEQALADEPVDLAWYTTREREYAEVLPWDHLDSGLDRDWLWEDWQDSLEEDGGLEVEDCRWTPCFDCGVCPQMNTEIQIGPTGKKLLPLSVV from the coding sequence ATGACTGTTGAATCGTTGTTCCCGCGGCTGGAAGCGCTGCTGCCGACTGTGCAGAAGCCGATCCAGTATGTGGGCGGTGAGCTCAACTCGGTCAGCAAGGACTGGGACTCGGTGAGCGTTCGCTGGGCGCTGATGTACCCCGACGCCTACGAGGTCGGCCTGCCCAACCAGGGCGTGCAGATCCTGTACGAGGTGCTGAACGAGCGTGAGCACACCCTGGCGGAGCGCACCTACTCGGTCTGGCCCGACATGGAGCAGGTGATGCGGGACCACAAGATCCCGCAGTTCACCCTGGACAGCCACCGCCCGGTCAAGGCCTTCGACGTCTTCGGGCTGTCGTTCTCCACCGAGCTCGGCTACACCAACATGCTGACCGCGCTCGACCTGGCCGGTATCCCGCTGCACGCGGTCGACCGTACCGACGAGGACCCGCTCGTGCTGGCCGGCGGGCACGCCGCGTTCAACCCCGAGCCGGTCGCGGACTTCATCGACGCGGCGGTGCTCGGCGACGGTGAGGAGATCGTGCTGGCGATCTCCGAGGTGATCAGGGAGTGGAAGGAAGAGGGCAGCCCGGGCGGCCGCGACGAGGTGCTGCACCGGCTGGCGGCGACCGGTGGGGTCTACATCCCGAAGTTCTTCACCGTGGACTACCTCGAGGACGGCCGGATCAAGCGGATCGCCCCGAACCGGCCCGGGGTGCCGTGGCGGACCGCCAAGCACACCGTGATGGACCTGGACGCCTGGCCGTACCCGAAGAAGCCGCTGGTCCCGCTGGCCGAGACCGTGCACGAGCGGTTCTCGGTGGAGATCTTCCGCGGCTGCACCCGTGGTTGCCGGTTCTGCCAGGCCGGGATGATCACCCGCCCGGTCCGCGAGCGCAGCATCACCACCATCGGCGACATGGTCGAGAACGGGCTGAACAAGACCGGGTTCGAGGAGGTCGGCCTGCTCAGCCTGTCGTCGGCCGACCACAGCGAGATCGCCGAGGTCGCGAAGGGCCTGGGCGACCGGTACGAGGGCAGCAACGTCTCGCTGTCGTTGCCCTCGACCAGGGTCGACGCCTTCAACATCACGCTGGCCAACGAGTTCTCCCGCAACGGTCGGCGCAGTGGTCTGACGTTCGCCCCCGAGGGCGGCTCGGACCGGATGCGCAAGGTGATCAACAAGATGGTCAGCGAGGACGACCTGATCCGTACCGTCGGCGCGGCGTACAGCCACGGCTGGCGGCAGGTGAAGCTGTACTTCATGTGCGGGCTGCCGACCGAGACCGACGAGGACGTGCTGGCGATCGCCGACCTCGCCAAGCGGGTGATCGCGAAGGGCCGCGAAGTGTCCGGCCGCAACGACATCCGCTGCACCGTCTCGATCGGTGGGTTCGTGCCGAAGCCGCACACGCCGTTCCAGTGGGCCTCGCAGCTCGGCGTCGAGGAGACCGACGCCCGGCTGGCCAAGCTGAACCAGGCGATCCGCGCGGACAAGAAGTACGCCAAGGCGATCGGCTTCCGGTACCACGACGGCAAGCCGGGCATCATCGAAGGCCTGCTGTCGCGCGGCGACCGCCGGGTCGGCCGGATCATCGAGCAGGTCTGGCGTGACGGTGGCCGGTTCGACGGCTGGAGCGAGCACTTCTCCTACGACCGGTGGATCGCCGCCGCCGAGCAGGCGCTGGCCGACGAGCCGGTCGACCTCGCCTGGTACACGACGCGCGAGCGCGAGTACGCCGAGGTGCTGCCCTGGGATCACCTGGACTCCGGGCTGGACCGCGACTGGCTGTGGGAGGACTGGCAGGACTCGCTCGAGGAGGACGGCGGCCTCGAGGTCGAGGACTGCCGCTGGACGCCGTGCTTCGACTGCGGCGTCTGCCCGCAGATGAACACCGAGATCCAGATCGGCCCCACCGGCAAGAAGCTGTTGCCGCTTTCGGTGGTCTAG
- the pcaD gene encoding 3-oxoadipate enol-lactonase: MRLNYQATGPEDAPVVLLGSSLGTTHAMWAPQLDALSQRFRVIAFDHRGHGESDAPDGPYTIEDLGGDVIDLLNELLIERASYVGISLGGAVGLWLAENAPDRFHRFVLLCPPAYPAAGAQMWTDRAAQVRAEGTKPIVEPTLSRWFLPEYAAAHPAEVDTIRRQLLATSPEGYAACCEALGSMDLRPALADVTAPVLLVTTASDTSIPPETVIPLAAQIPGAHLELLENAAHLVTYSHPTEINHLLLTHLT; this comes from the coding sequence ATGCGACTCAACTACCAGGCAACCGGTCCCGAAGACGCGCCCGTCGTCCTGCTCGGCTCCTCCCTCGGTACGACGCACGCGATGTGGGCGCCGCAGCTCGACGCACTGTCCCAGCGCTTCCGGGTGATCGCGTTCGACCACCGTGGCCACGGAGAGTCCGACGCACCCGACGGCCCGTACACGATCGAGGACCTCGGCGGCGACGTCATCGACCTGCTCAACGAGCTGCTGATCGAGCGAGCGTCGTACGTCGGCATCTCGCTCGGCGGCGCGGTCGGCCTCTGGCTCGCCGAGAACGCCCCCGACCGCTTCCACCGCTTCGTCCTCCTCTGCCCACCGGCGTACCCGGCGGCCGGCGCCCAGATGTGGACCGACCGCGCCGCCCAGGTCCGGGCCGAGGGCACCAAGCCCATCGTGGAGCCGACGCTCTCCCGCTGGTTCCTCCCCGAGTACGCCGCCGCGCACCCCGCCGAGGTCGACACCATCCGCCGGCAACTCCTCGCCACCTCCCCGGAGGGCTACGCCGCCTGCTGCGAAGCCCTGGGTTCCATGGACCTCCGCCCCGCCCTCGCCGACGTCACCGCCCCCGTCCTCCTCGTCACCACCGCCTCCGACACCTCGATCCCACCCGAGACCGTGATCCCCCTGGCGGCCCAGATCCCCGGCGCCCACCTCGAACTCCTCGAAAACGCCGCCCACCTGGTCACCTACTCCCACCCCACCGAGATCAACCACCTCCTCCTCACCCACCTCACCTGA
- a CDS encoding asparaginase, with the protein MINGVPGHGSVVELAEVVRSGFVESRHFGLAVAIDPEGRQVFAAGEVEAVVLPRSTAKPLQAVGCIAAGAELDGEEAAIAAGSHTGEDRHVALVDRLLAAAGLDHGALQCPPDRPEDEPTRFRLIAEGIDPEKVRMNCSGKHAAMLRATVARGDDPAGYLDPGSPVQLAIAAEIERLTGSSTGIVTVDGCGAPLLGMSLAGLARAFGRLVTAPAGTAERRVADAMRQHPELVGGKGHQNSEVMRLLPGVLAKGGAEGVIAMAMPDGHAVAIKVIDGNPRATTALALRLLEKCGLEVSPATELIDLPVLGGGRPVGEIRSLV; encoded by the coding sequence ATGATCAACGGTGTCCCCGGCCACGGAAGTGTCGTCGAACTCGCTGAAGTGGTGCGAAGCGGATTCGTCGAGAGCCGGCACTTCGGCCTGGCGGTCGCGATCGACCCGGAAGGCCGGCAGGTGTTCGCGGCGGGTGAGGTGGAGGCCGTCGTGCTGCCTCGGTCGACGGCCAAGCCGCTGCAGGCGGTCGGGTGCATCGCGGCGGGTGCGGAGCTCGATGGCGAGGAAGCGGCGATCGCGGCCGGGAGTCATACCGGAGAGGATCGGCATGTCGCGCTGGTGGATCGCCTGCTCGCCGCGGCCGGGCTGGATCACGGCGCCCTGCAGTGCCCACCGGACCGGCCGGAGGACGAACCCACCCGGTTCCGATTGATTGCCGAGGGCATCGATCCGGAGAAGGTGCGGATGAACTGCTCGGGCAAGCATGCGGCGATGCTGAGGGCGACTGTTGCTCGAGGTGACGATCCGGCCGGCTATCTCGACCCCGGATCGCCCGTGCAGCTGGCGATCGCGGCCGAGATCGAGCGGCTGACCGGATCCTCGACCGGCATTGTCACCGTCGACGGCTGCGGCGCTCCCCTGCTCGGGATGTCGCTGGCCGGCCTGGCTCGCGCCTTCGGTCGCCTCGTCACCGCACCGGCCGGTACTGCGGAGCGCCGGGTGGCCGATGCGATGCGGCAGCACCCGGAACTCGTGGGCGGCAAGGGTCATCAGAACAGCGAGGTGATGCGTCTGCTTCCCGGCGTACTGGCCAAAGGCGGCGCGGAGGGGGTCATCGCGATGGCGATGCCCGATGGTCACGCGGTGGCGATCAAGGTCATCGACGGAAACCCGCGAGCCACCACGGCGCTCGCTCTGCGCTTGCTGGAGAAGTGTGGGCTGGAGGTCTCCCCCGCGACTGAGCTGATCGACCTGCCCGTTCTCGGCGGCGGGCGGCCCGTTGGTGAGATTCGCTCGCTGGTCTAG